Proteins encoded together in one Kitasatospora albolonga window:
- a CDS encoding trigger factor, with protein MKSAVETLNPTRVRLSIEVPFEELKDSLDAAYKKINQQVTVKGFRKGKIPARVIDQRFGRGAVLEEAVNDALPKFYTEAVNEGELNVLGQPEVDITELKDGELLAFTAEVDVRPEIEIPDYSGIEVTVDALEVTDEEVEKAVEQLRERFASTNPVERAAADGDVVTIDLEAKVDGEVLEDGVAAGVSYTIGSGELLDGIDEAVTGLEAGGEATFTSQLKGGSAEGKDAEVTVKVTAVAARELPELDDDFAQMASEFDTLEELKADSRKRLETTKQYDQATQAQERVLEELLKLAEVPIPEKLLADEVQTRKHNLEHHQLGQMGLDLEKYLQIQGKTLEEFENETSEQAIKGIKTQFILDELVNKEKLNVNQEELTEHLMRRAASSGMSPDQFAQAVVEGGQVPMLVGEVARGKALAVVVEAAKVVDTNGEIVNLEDDEDEAAETAEAATEATADDAKAVEKNEG; from the coding sequence GTGAAGAGCGCCGTGGAGACCCTGAACCCGACCCGGGTTCGGCTCAGCATCGAGGTGCCCTTCGAGGAGCTCAAGGACAGCCTCGACGCGGCGTACAAGAAGATCAACCAGCAGGTCACGGTGAAGGGCTTCCGCAAGGGCAAGATCCCCGCCCGGGTCATCGACCAGCGGTTCGGCCGCGGTGCTGTGCTGGAGGAGGCCGTCAACGACGCCCTTCCGAAGTTCTACACCGAGGCGGTCAACGAGGGTGAGCTGAACGTCCTCGGCCAGCCCGAGGTCGACATCACCGAGCTGAAGGACGGCGAGCTGCTGGCCTTCACCGCCGAGGTCGACGTACGCCCCGAGATCGAGATCCCGGACTACTCCGGCATCGAGGTCACCGTCGACGCCCTCGAGGTCACCGACGAAGAGGTCGAGAAGGCCGTGGAGCAGCTGCGCGAGCGCTTCGCCTCCACCAACCCGGTCGAGCGCGCCGCCGCCGACGGCGACGTCGTCACGATCGACCTGGAGGCCAAGGTCGACGGCGAGGTCCTGGAGGACGGCGTGGCCGCGGGTGTCTCGTACACCATCGGTTCCGGCGAGCTCCTCGACGGCATCGACGAGGCCGTGACCGGCCTGGAGGCCGGTGGCGAGGCCACCTTCACCTCGCAGCTGAAGGGCGGCTCCGCCGAGGGCAAGGACGCCGAGGTCACCGTCAAGGTCACCGCCGTCGCCGCCCGCGAGCTCCCCGAGCTGGACGACGACTTCGCCCAGATGGCCAGCGAGTTCGACACGCTGGAGGAGCTGAAGGCGGACAGCCGCAAGCGCCTGGAGACCACCAAGCAGTACGACCAGGCCACCCAGGCCCAGGAGCGCGTCCTCGAGGAGCTGCTGAAGCTCGCCGAGGTCCCGATCCCGGAGAAGCTGCTCGCGGACGAGGTCCAGACCCGCAAGCACAACCTGGAGCACCACCAGCTCGGTCAGATGGGCCTCGACCTGGAGAAGTACCTCCAGATCCAGGGCAAGACCCTGGAGGAGTTCGAGAACGAGACCTCCGAGCAGGCCATCAAGGGCATCAAGACCCAGTTCATCCTTGACGAGCTCGTCAACAAGGAGAAGCTGAACGTCAACCAGGAGGAGCTCACCGAGCACCTCATGCGCCGCGCCGCCTCCTCCGGCATGAGCCCCGACCAGTTCGCCCAGGCCGTCGTCGAGGGCGGCCAGGTGCCGATGCTCGTCGGCGAGGTCGCCCGCGGCAAGGCGCTCGCCGTCGTCGTCGAGGCCGCCAAGGTCGTCGACACCAACGGTGAGATCGTCAACCTGGAGGACGACGAGGACGAGGCCGCCGAGACGGCCGAGGCCGCCAC